One part of the Streptomyces sp. NBC_00286 genome encodes these proteins:
- a CDS encoding FitA-like ribbon-helix-helix domain-containing protein, with translation MTTAFTVRNVPDDIARTVKIRAAEAGQSIQEYLLGVIMREASKPSLAEMAARAERYASDQVTHDDVLAALDEGRSGR, from the coding sequence GTGACGACTGCATTCACCGTACGGAACGTCCCCGACGACATCGCCCGCACCGTCAAAATCCGCGCCGCCGAGGCCGGCCAGTCCATCCAGGAATACCTCCTCGGCGTCATCATGCGGGAGGCATCGAAACCCAGCCTCGCCGAGATGGCCGCCCGCGCCGAGCGCTACGCCAGTGACCAGGTCACCCACGACGACGTCCTCGCCGCCTTGGACGAGGGACGGAGCGGCCGGTGA
- a CDS encoding MFS transporter — MPEPQTTTAQDPTQGPTGKDAGTGTSRGIVPVLAFAGIVVAVMQTLLVPVIKDLPELLNTSPGNATWVMTSTLLAGAVATPIMGRLGDLYGKRRMLLTSLAVMVVGSLIAASTSELLVMITGRALQGFAMGAIPLGIGLMRDALPREKLGSAMALMSSSIGVGGGLALPLAALVAQNTDWHALFYGAAAVGVVSIILTLMFVPESPLRAKGTFDVLGALGLSAGLLLFLLPITKGSDWGWASGRTLGLFAAAAVVLVLWGVMELRVQAPLVDLRTTARRPVLFTNLASIMVGVAFYAVSLVLPQLLQLPTSTGYGLGQSMVVAGLCVAPLGLTMMLTAPVYARLSAKYGPRATLMTGMLIIAIGYGAGLGLMSAAWQTVVIAVLLGAGIGLAYSSLPALIIGAVDPSETGAANGLNTLMRSIGTSVSSAVIGMVLANTANQVNGVAIPTMHGFRVSFLIATGAVAVGLLFALLLPRQGRPRAPRVERFASRGSATPESTLATRSAG; from the coding sequence ATGCCCGAGCCCCAGACAACGACGGCCCAAGACCCCACACAGGGGCCGACCGGCAAAGATGCCGGTACCGGCACCAGCAGGGGAATCGTCCCTGTACTGGCCTTCGCGGGCATCGTTGTCGCGGTGATGCAGACCCTGCTCGTGCCGGTCATCAAGGACCTGCCGGAGCTGCTGAACACCTCCCCCGGCAACGCCACCTGGGTCATGACCTCGACCCTGCTCGCCGGCGCCGTGGCCACACCGATCATGGGCCGCCTCGGTGACCTCTACGGCAAGCGGCGGATGCTGCTCACGAGCCTGGCCGTGATGGTGGTGGGTTCGTTGATCGCCGCTTCCACCAGCGAACTGCTCGTGATGATCACCGGCCGCGCCCTCCAGGGCTTCGCGATGGGCGCCATCCCCTTGGGCATCGGCCTGATGCGCGACGCGCTGCCGCGCGAAAAGCTCGGCTCAGCGATGGCGCTGATGAGCTCCTCGATCGGCGTAGGCGGCGGACTGGCGCTCCCACTCGCGGCCCTGGTGGCGCAGAACACCGACTGGCACGCTCTGTTCTACGGCGCGGCGGCCGTCGGTGTGGTGTCGATCATCCTCACCCTGATGTTCGTACCCGAATCCCCGCTGCGCGCGAAGGGCACCTTCGACGTGCTGGGCGCGCTGGGCCTGTCCGCGGGCCTGCTCCTCTTCCTCCTCCCGATCACGAAGGGCAGCGACTGGGGCTGGGCATCGGGCAGGACGCTCGGCCTGTTCGCAGCGGCGGCGGTGGTCCTCGTCCTCTGGGGCGTGATGGAGCTGCGCGTACAGGCCCCGCTGGTGGACCTGCGCACCACGGCCCGCCGCCCCGTGCTCTTCACCAACCTCGCCTCGATCATGGTCGGGGTCGCTTTCTACGCCGTATCCCTGGTCCTTCCTCAACTCCTCCAACTACCGACGTCAACGGGCTACGGCCTCGGCCAGTCAATGGTCGTAGCGGGCCTGTGCGTGGCCCCGCTCGGCCTGACGATGATGCTCACGGCCCCGGTCTACGCCCGCCTGTCCGCCAAGTACGGCCCGAGGGCAACCCTCATGACCGGCATGCTGATCATCGCGATCGGCTACGGAGCCGGCCTCGGCCTGATGAGCGCGGCCTGGCAGACGGTGGTCATCGCCGTGCTCCTCGGAGCAGGCATCGGCCTTGCGTACTCCTCACTCCCCGCACTGATCATCGGGGCAGTGGACCCGTCCGAAACGGGCGCGGCGAACGGCCTCAACACCCTGATGCGCTCGATCGGTACGTCCGTATCGAGCGCCGTGATCGGAATGGTGCTGGCCAACACGGCGAACCAGGTGAACGGGGTCGCCATCCCCACGATGCACGGCTTCCGGGTGTCGTTCTTGATCGCCACCGGGGCCGTGGCGGTGGGGCTGCTGTTCGCACTGCTCCTCCCTCGTCAAGGCAGGCCGCGCGCTCCGCGGGTGGAGCGGTTCGCAAGCCGCGGCTCGGCTACGCCTGAGTCCACCCTCGCCACACGCTCCGCGGGGTAG
- a CDS encoding LacI family DNA-binding transcriptional regulator, whose amino-acid sequence MDTADGASAPRARVRTRTRAGRRTQSASMADVARLAGVSSQTVSRVSNGYTGVTEETRRQVLAAMEELGYRPNSAARALKRGEFRTIGVITFGLATTGNVRTLEAIATSAAHEGYAVTLLPVAVPTQNEVRGAFSRLGELAVDAVIVILEVHLLDAVTLSLPPHVRIVVADSDAGDRYTVVDTDQAGGSRTAVRHLLDLGHQTVWHLAGPEESYAAERRAQAWRTELSEAGRVIPPLVRGDWSAESGYRAGLELARQEECTAIFAANDQMALGLLRALHERGRRVPDDVSVIGFDDIAEAGSFLPPLTTVHQDFAEVGRLCVEGVLRQMRHEETEHGTTLVPTRLVVRSSTGPLRARRER is encoded by the coding sequence GTGGACACTGCGGACGGCGCGTCGGCGCCTCGGGCACGAGTCCGTACCAGAACAAGAGCAGGTCGCCGCACACAGAGCGCGTCCATGGCGGACGTCGCACGGCTGGCCGGCGTCTCCTCACAGACGGTCTCCCGTGTGTCAAATGGTTATACGGGCGTGACCGAGGAGACGCGGCGGCAGGTGCTGGCGGCGATGGAGGAGCTGGGCTACCGGCCCAACAGCGCCGCGCGGGCTCTCAAGCGCGGCGAGTTCCGCACGATAGGTGTCATCACCTTCGGGCTGGCCACCACGGGCAACGTCCGCACGCTGGAGGCGATCGCCACGTCGGCGGCGCACGAGGGCTACGCCGTGACGCTGCTGCCTGTCGCCGTCCCGACGCAGAACGAGGTGCGCGGCGCGTTCTCCCGTCTCGGTGAGCTGGCCGTCGACGCCGTCATCGTCATTCTCGAGGTGCATCTGCTGGATGCGGTGACGCTCTCGCTGCCGCCGCATGTCCGTATTGTCGTGGCCGACTCGGATGCCGGGGATCGGTACACCGTGGTGGACACCGATCAGGCGGGGGGCAGCCGGACGGCTGTGCGGCACTTGCTGGATCTCGGCCATCAGACGGTTTGGCATCTGGCCGGGCCCGAGGAGTCGTATGCGGCGGAGCGGCGGGCTCAGGCGTGGCGCACCGAGCTCTCCGAGGCCGGGCGGGTCATTCCTCCTCTTGTACGGGGGGACTGGTCGGCCGAGTCGGGGTATCGGGCTGGGCTTGAGCTTGCCCGGCAGGAGGAGTGCACGGCGATCTTTGCGGCCAATGACCAGATGGCGTTGGGGTTGTTGCGTGCGCTGCATGAGCGGGGGCGGAGGGTGCCGGATGACGTCAGTGTCATTGGGTTCGATGACATCGCTGAGGCTGGGTCCTTTCTGCCGCCCTTGACTACGGTTCACCAGGACTTTGCTGAGGTGGGGCGGCTTTGTGTGGAGGGGGTGTTGCGGCAGATGCGGCATGAGGAGACGGAGCATGGCACTACGTTGGTGCCTACGCGGCTTGTGGTGCGCAGCAGTACGGGACCGCTGCGCGCTCGGCGAGAACGGTGA
- a CDS encoding carbohydrate ABC transporter permease, producing the protein MTTLDAVAADRPPGPRPPAKRNRRSWTGWGFIGPFVAVFALVFLAPIAYSIYLSLFRDQLIGGTTFVGLDNYTQALEDDRFWDSLIRVSLFLVVQVPIMLGIALLIALALDSGRLYGKDFFRITIFLPYAVPAVVATLMWGFMYGTRYGLVGDINEAFGVTLPDPLSADLVLASIGNIVTWEFVGYNMLIFYSALRVIPHSLYEAAEIDGAGQFRVITAIKLPAIRGALVIATIFSIIGSFQLFNEPNILRQLARNAITTDYTPNFYTYSLSFNGQQQNYSAAVAIIMGLITMVIAYIVQLRGMRKGA; encoded by the coding sequence ATGACGACGCTAGACGCGGTGGCCGCGGACCGGCCTCCTGGACCACGGCCCCCGGCGAAACGGAACCGCCGCTCCTGGACGGGCTGGGGGTTCATCGGCCCCTTCGTGGCGGTCTTCGCCCTCGTCTTCCTGGCGCCGATCGCGTACTCGATCTACCTCAGCCTGTTCCGTGATCAGTTGATCGGCGGCACCACCTTCGTCGGCCTGGACAACTACACCCAGGCCCTCGAGGACGACCGCTTCTGGGACTCCCTGATCCGGGTCTCGCTCTTCCTCGTCGTCCAGGTGCCGATCATGCTGGGCATCGCCCTGCTGATCGCGCTCGCCCTGGACAGCGGGCGGCTGTACGGCAAGGACTTCTTCCGGATCACGATCTTCCTGCCGTACGCGGTGCCCGCCGTCGTCGCCACCCTGATGTGGGGCTTCATGTACGGCACCCGCTACGGCCTGGTCGGCGACATCAACGAAGCCTTCGGTGTCACCCTGCCCGACCCGCTCTCGGCCGATCTGGTCCTGGCGTCGATCGGCAACATCGTGACCTGGGAATTCGTCGGCTACAACATGCTGATCTTCTACTCCGCGCTGCGGGTCATCCCGCACTCGCTCTACGAGGCCGCGGAGATCGACGGCGCCGGACAGTTCCGCGTCATCACCGCCATCAAGCTGCCCGCCATCCGCGGCGCCCTCGTCATCGCGACGATCTTCTCGATCATCGGCAGCTTCCAGCTCTTCAACGAGCCGAACATCCTGCGGCAGTTGGCGCGCAACGCCATCACGACGGACTACACGCCGAACTTCTACACGTACTCGCTGTCCTTCAACGGCCAGCAGCAGAACTACTCCGCGGCGGTCGCCATCATCATGGGGCTGATCACCATGGTGATCGCCTACATCGTGCAGCTTCGCGGCATGCGCAAGGGAGCGTGA
- a CDS encoding class I SAM-dependent methyltransferase: protein MPAAAPKPETLTAFEQAKGFMPTHEGLALYAAATEAAALGLPLLEVGTYCGRSTILLAAAARETGVTAITVDHHRGSEEQQPGWDYHDPETIDPELGRMDTLPTFRRTLLKAGLEDHVVAIVGRSPQIATFWRTPLGLVFIDGGHTDEHATADYEGWAPHIAEGGLLLIHDVFPDPKDEFTGQAPYRVYLRALASGAFTDVSVTDSLRVLRRTGAGI, encoded by the coding sequence ATGCCCGCCGCGGCCCCCAAGCCCGAGACCCTCACCGCCTTCGAGCAGGCCAAGGGCTTCATGCCCACTCACGAGGGCCTCGCGCTCTACGCCGCCGCAACCGAAGCGGCAGCCCTAGGGCTCCCCCTCCTCGAAGTGGGAACGTACTGCGGCCGCTCCACCATCCTCCTCGCCGCCGCCGCCCGCGAGACCGGCGTCACCGCGATCACCGTCGACCACCACCGCGGCAGCGAGGAACAACAGCCCGGCTGGGACTACCACGACCCAGAAACAATCGACCCCGAACTCGGCCGAATGGACACGCTCCCCACCTTCCGCCGCACCCTCCTCAAGGCCGGCCTTGAGGACCACGTGGTCGCGATCGTCGGCCGCTCCCCCCAGATCGCGACGTTCTGGCGAACCCCTCTCGGCCTCGTCTTCATAGACGGCGGCCACACCGACGAACACGCGACGGCCGACTACGAAGGCTGGGCCCCCCACATCGCCGAAGGCGGCCTCCTCCTGATCCACGACGTCTTCCCCGACCCGAAGGACGAGTTCACCGGCCAGGCCCCGTACCGCGTGTATCTCCGGGCTCTCGCGTCCGGCGCCTTCACGGATGTGTCGGTGACCGACTCGCTGCGGGTGTTGCGGCGGACGGGAGCGGGGATCTGA
- a CDS encoding acyl-CoA dehydrogenase encodes MGIGSIGITREQRELAEAVRGWIARAVPPEEVRKLLDSPGEGRPPYWDALVAQGLLGMQLPEAYGGGGGDVLDLAVVVEEAARAALPGPYAPTLIASLVLLRAGTDEAEELLRALASGERVAAVAFGAGSMTAVSREGGGYLLDGTAPPVLSGADADLLILPAAADGASGPVWLAVDAADLAVRPHESADPTRATAEVRADRVRVPADRLLPTASIDSALVRDLAAVVLAADACGTAAWALHTASEYAKVREQFGQPIGRFQGVKHLCADMLVRVERARALTWDAARAFQEPEGVRELVSALAVADALDAACSCAKDCIQVLGGIGFTWEHDAHLYLRRAVVARQLFGAGDAHRLRAVRLAEGGVRRELRLDLPEEAAAYRARAREVVERVRGLEPAAVRRELAPTGYAAPHLPAPYGLGAGPVQQLAVQEELAAAGVRLSDLGIATWVVPSLIAYGTREQQERYLLPTLSGDVLWCQLFSEPGAGSDLASLRTRAERTADGRWRVNGQKVWTSSAQRADYGILLARTNPQAPKHKGLTYFVVDMKNTAGIDVRPLKEITGESLFNEVYFDDVLLPADAVVGSVDDGWKVARNTLGNERVHMADQLTFGTGIEALLARDLDDAVRLRLGALITEAHALACIGLRTTMQQVSGIEPGAGASVRKLIQTTHQQKTAELALELLGPEGALYEAAGKRAVHSFLLSRCLTIAGGTTQVQLNVVAERILGLPRD; translated from the coding sequence ATGGGCATCGGGAGCATCGGGATCACGCGTGAACAGCGGGAGTTGGCCGAAGCCGTGCGCGGCTGGATCGCTCGGGCCGTGCCTCCCGAGGAGGTGCGCAAACTCCTCGATTCGCCCGGCGAGGGCAGACCTCCGTACTGGGACGCGCTCGTCGCGCAGGGGCTGCTCGGCATGCAACTGCCCGAGGCGTACGGCGGCGGTGGCGGCGACGTCCTCGATCTCGCCGTCGTGGTGGAGGAGGCCGCGCGGGCCGCGCTGCCGGGGCCGTACGCCCCGACTCTGATCGCCTCACTCGTGCTCCTCCGCGCGGGGACGGATGAGGCGGAGGAGTTGCTGCGGGCGCTGGCCTCGGGGGAGCGGGTGGCGGCTGTGGCGTTCGGGGCGGGGTCGATGACTGCTGTCTCGCGTGAGGGGGGCGGGTATCTCCTCGACGGGACCGCCCCGCCTGTGTTGTCCGGAGCCGACGCCGACCTGCTGATCCTGCCCGCTGCCGCAGACGGCGCCAGCGGTCCGGTGTGGTTGGCCGTCGATGCCGCCGACCTCGCCGTGCGGCCGCACGAGAGCGCCGACCCTACGCGGGCGACTGCAGAGGTGCGGGCGGACAGGGTGCGTGTTCCCGCCGACCGCCTGCTCCCTACTGCATCCATCGACTCCGCGCTCGTGCGCGACCTGGCCGCCGTCGTCCTCGCCGCGGACGCCTGCGGCACCGCCGCCTGGGCGCTGCACACCGCCTCCGAGTACGCCAAGGTCCGCGAACAGTTCGGGCAGCCCATCGGGCGGTTCCAGGGCGTGAAGCATCTGTGCGCCGACATGCTCGTACGGGTCGAACGGGCGCGGGCGCTCACCTGGGACGCGGCGCGGGCGTTTCAAGAGCCAGAGGGCGTACGGGAGTTGGTGTCGGCCCTCGCTGTCGCCGATGCTCTGGACGCCGCGTGCTCCTGTGCCAAGGACTGCATTCAGGTACTCGGCGGAATCGGGTTCACCTGGGAGCACGACGCCCATCTGTATCTGCGGCGGGCGGTGGTGGCGCGGCAGCTGTTCGGCGCGGGCGACGCACACCGGCTGCGCGCTGTGCGGCTCGCGGAGGGCGGCGTACGGAGGGAGTTGCGGCTGGACCTGCCGGAAGAGGCGGCGGCCTACCGCGCTCGGGCCCGTGAGGTCGTCGAGCGCGTACGCGGCCTCGAACCGGCTGCCGTGCGACGCGAGTTGGCGCCCACCGGATACGCCGCCCCGCATCTGCCCGCCCCGTACGGACTCGGTGCCGGGCCCGTCCAACAGCTAGCCGTTCAGGAGGAGTTGGCCGCTGCGGGCGTACGGCTGAGTGACCTGGGGATCGCCACCTGGGTCGTACCGTCGCTCATCGCGTACGGCACTCGGGAGCAGCAGGAGCGGTATCTGCTGCCGACGCTGAGCGGTGACGTGCTGTGGTGCCAGCTGTTCTCGGAACCCGGCGCCGGTTCCGACCTCGCCTCACTGCGGACGCGCGCCGAGCGGACCGCCGACGGGCGCTGGCGGGTCAACGGGCAGAAGGTATGGACGAGTTCGGCCCAACGGGCGGACTACGGGATCCTGCTCGCTCGTACGAATCCGCAGGCGCCGAAGCACAAGGGGCTCACGTACTTCGTCGTCGACATGAAGAACACGGCGGGTATCGACGTCCGTCCGCTGAAGGAGATCACCGGAGAGTCCCTGTTCAACGAGGTCTACTTCGACGATGTGCTCCTCCCCGCGGATGCGGTGGTCGGTTCCGTCGACGACGGCTGGAAGGTCGCCCGCAACACGCTCGGCAACGAACGCGTCCACATGGCCGACCAGTTGACCTTCGGAACCGGTATCGAGGCGCTCCTGGCCAGAGACTTGGACGACGCCGTACGGCTCCGCCTCGGCGCCCTGATCACGGAGGCCCACGCCCTGGCCTGCATCGGCCTCCGCACGACGATGCAGCAGGTGTCGGGCATAGAGCCAGGCGCAGGAGCCTCCGTACGCAAACTCATCCAGACCACGCACCAGCAGAAGACCGCCGAACTGGCCCTCGAACTCCTAGGCCCAGAGGGCGCGTTGTACGAGGCAGCGGGGAAGCGTGCCGTGCACAGCTTCCTCCTCTCCCGCTGCCTGACGATCGCCGGCGGCACAACCCAGGTACAACTGAACGTGGTTGCGGAAAGGATCCTCGGCCTGCCAAGGGACTGA
- a CDS encoding ABC transporter substrate-binding protein, with the protein MRRTTSRLLRGIALVSALALGATACGGSDDSADKPVSAGDIDAALEKGGTVTVWAWEPTLKTVAADFQKKYPKVKINLVAERSGDKHYTALTNAISAEKGVPDVAQVEYFALSQYALTKGLSDLAPYGADKLKDKYTPGPWNAVNEGDAVYGLPMDSGPMAMFYNKKVFDKHKIAVPTTWDEYVEAARKLNKADPKSFIAADAGDAGFTTSALWQAGSRPYKVDGTNVKVDFSDAGAKKFTDTWQPLIDEKLVAPINGWTDDWYKGLGDGTIATLVTGAWMPANFVTGVPGASGDWRAAPMPAWTKGDKASAENGGSSLTLPTLGKNKELAYAFVEYANSGAGVKTRIDEGAFPATKAELESPEFQGKEFEYFGGQKANEIFAESAANVSSDWSYLPFQQYANSIFNDTVGKAYVSNTKLAEGLKSWQEASVKYGKEQGFTVE; encoded by the coding sequence ATGCGCAGAACTACGAGCCGCCTGCTGCGCGGCATAGCCCTCGTCTCCGCCCTGGCTCTCGGGGCGACCGCCTGCGGCGGCTCCGACGACAGCGCCGACAAGCCGGTCTCCGCCGGGGACATCGACGCGGCCCTGGAGAAGGGCGGCACGGTCACGGTCTGGGCGTGGGAGCCCACGCTGAAGACGGTCGCCGCCGACTTCCAGAAGAAGTACCCCAAGGTCAAGATCAACCTCGTCGCCGAGCGGTCCGGCGACAAGCACTACACCGCCCTGACGAACGCCATCTCGGCCGAGAAGGGCGTCCCCGACGTCGCGCAGGTCGAGTACTTCGCGCTGAGTCAGTACGCCCTTACCAAGGGCCTCAGCGACCTGGCCCCCTACGGCGCCGACAAGCTCAAGGACAAGTACACCCCCGGCCCGTGGAACGCGGTGAACGAGGGTGACGCCGTCTACGGCCTGCCGATGGACTCCGGTCCCATGGCGATGTTCTACAACAAGAAGGTCTTCGACAAGCACAAGATCGCGGTGCCCACCACCTGGGACGAGTATGTCGAGGCGGCCCGCAAGCTGAACAAGGCCGATCCCAAGTCCTTCATCGCCGCCGACGCCGGTGACGCGGGCTTCACCACCAGCGCGCTGTGGCAGGCCGGTTCGCGTCCCTACAAGGTCGACGGCACCAATGTGAAGGTCGACTTCTCCGACGCGGGTGCCAAGAAGTTCACCGACACCTGGCAGCCGCTCATCGACGAGAAGCTCGTCGCGCCCATCAACGGCTGGACCGACGACTGGTACAAGGGCCTGGGCGACGGCACCATCGCCACCCTGGTCACCGGCGCCTGGATGCCCGCCAACTTCGTCACCGGTGTGCCGGGGGCCTCCGGCGACTGGCGTGCGGCCCCGATGCCGGCCTGGACCAAGGGCGACAAGGCCAGCGCGGAGAACGGCGGCAGCTCCCTGACCCTGCCCACGCTGGGCAAGAACAAGGAACTCGCCTACGCCTTCGTCGAGTACGCCAACTCCGGCGCCGGTGTGAAGACCCGCATCGACGAGGGCGCCTTCCCGGCGACCAAGGCGGAGCTGGAGTCCCCTGAGTTCCAGGGCAAGGAGTTCGAGTACTTCGGCGGCCAGAAGGCCAACGAGATCTTCGCCGAGTCCGCGGCCAACGTGTCGAGTGACTGGTCGTACCTGCCCTTCCAGCAGTACGCCAACTCGATCTTCAACGACACCGTCGGCAAGGCGTACGTCTCGAACACCAAGCTCGCCGAGGGCCTGAAGTCCTGGCAGGAGGCCTCCGTCAAGTACGGCAAGGAGCAGGGCTTCACCGTCGAGTAG
- a CDS encoding carbohydrate ABC transporter permease, with amino-acid sequence MSTPLTAAAKTPTTPATGSGKGTPRLRTRGKKHSPGRPKRSVLLTVLTGLMLLYTVVPLIWLVISATKTQEGLADSSGLWFADDFALFSNISDTFTYNDGIFTRWLLNTLLYVVLGAGGATFLAILGGYALAKFDFPGKRGVFAVVIGAVAVPGTALAVPTFLMFSKMGLTDTAWAVVLPSLVSPFGLYLMWVFATEAIPAELLEAARVDGASEARTFFQVALPLLAPGIVTVLLFTTVATWNNYFLPLIMLKDPDWYPLTLGLSAWNSQAETIGGDVIFNLVITGSLLTIVPLIAAFLMLQKYWQSGLAAGSVKE; translated from the coding sequence ATGAGCACCCCTCTCACCGCCGCCGCCAAGACCCCGACCACTCCGGCCACCGGTTCTGGCAAGGGCACACCCCGGCTGCGTACCCGCGGCAAGAAGCACAGCCCCGGGCGCCCCAAGCGCAGTGTGCTGCTGACCGTGCTCACCGGCCTGATGCTGCTCTACACCGTGGTGCCGCTGATCTGGCTGGTCATCAGCGCCACCAAGACCCAGGAGGGTCTTGCCGACTCGTCCGGGCTGTGGTTCGCCGACGACTTCGCCCTGTTCTCCAACATCAGCGACACGTTCACGTACAACGACGGCATCTTCACGCGCTGGCTGCTGAACACCCTCCTGTACGTCGTTCTCGGCGCCGGCGGTGCCACCTTCCTGGCGATCCTGGGCGGCTACGCGCTGGCGAAGTTCGACTTCCCCGGCAAGCGCGGCGTGTTCGCCGTGGTCATCGGCGCGGTCGCGGTCCCTGGTACGGCCCTGGCGGTGCCGACCTTCCTGATGTTCAGCAAGATGGGGCTGACCGACACCGCGTGGGCGGTGGTCCTGCCCTCGCTCGTCTCGCCCTTCGGCCTGTATCTGATGTGGGTGTTCGCCACGGAGGCGATTCCCGCCGAACTCCTTGAGGCGGCCCGGGTGGATGGCGCCAGCGAGGCGCGCACCTTCTTCCAGGTCGCCCTGCCGCTGCTCGCTCCCGGCATCGTGACCGTCCTGCTGTTCACCACGGTCGCGACGTGGAACAACTACTTCCTGCCGTTGATCATGCTCAAGGACCCGGACTGGTATCCGCTGACCCTGGGTCTGAGCGCCTGGAACTCCCAGGCCGAGACGATCGGCGGTGACGTGATCTTCAACCTGGTGATCACCGGTTCGCTGCTCACGATCGTGCCGCTGATCGCCGCGTTCCTGATGCTGCAGAAGTACTGGCAGTCCGGGCTCGCCGCCGGAAGCGTCAAGGAGTGA